From the Glycine max cultivar Williams 82 chromosome 11, Glycine_max_v4.0, whole genome shotgun sequence genome, the window atagcaattttgattaataatacttttttgCGTAcatgattaataatatttttaaagcctttcagtttattttttttaaaattaaacttaacaCCATTTAAAGGGAATTGTAATGTCAAGTATTAACACGCAATCATATATAAGagggaaatgttttttttatgaaataatattaattagtattttttttgacaaaatgttaattagttatgttaattagttatatatatatatatatatatatatatatatatatatatatatgagctttaaatttttataaaaaaaagtttaaatttgattaaaacatAATATGCTTGCATGCATCGTGGTAGTTTGCTAGTTTTGTATAAGTTAAGACTTGAACTTTTATACACTAATAGAGTAAATAACTTTTATACTATTAACTCattagaaaattttgcaagtataATGACTTTTAATGTaacttttataagaaaaattagtttagtataaaataatttttgataatcatttaattataattcatcatatatgataaatttgtttatttttataataaataaattttacaattaaataataatataaaatgtataactattaaactatttttataaaaatcaacaagttttttttatgaaataaaaatcaataagtttattatatataagaatttaaaattgaataacaatataaaaattctttatactttcaatatataaattattttcttattatgtaATCAAACAATAATAGCTATcacttattgtttaaaaatcatttgCGTGAAATTTGAAAGCCTGAGACTCTGTCACTTTAGTTATTGAAAGTAATAGCTATAAGTTAACGTTGTATGATTCAATTTGAAATTGTGAGGCTCTGCCACTTATAGACTTTGAAAGTGTAATTGTCATTCACTATAGTCTAAAATGTAAAAagttatatgattaattaattgataatattaacatatttaatttcaaatactgAAATGACAGTATGTATTCATGTTTATGAACAAAAGTGaacaaaaaaacttattttaaattttattatttttacatatataataacgTGTGTCATACTTTCAAAGATCAATTTAGATATTCACCATCATACGTTAGGATAAAATGGGCCAATAAAGTATCATcaaatgactttttttattatgaaatttcgTAAACTTGATTAATCTATTTTattgagaaatttaaaagtgtgtatggatttttaaaacaatgatAAATCAAGGATGAGTTGGGTGCTAATTGTGGTGTCCACCTCATTTTTCTTAGATTTAAGTTAGATTGTGTTTGGTTTGATGGTGGGAAACTCTAAACTCATTTTGcaaaataaactcattttagtGACATGTTTGGTTATCGAGTCCCAAAAGTATGCATGCTTGCAcatgaaaattttgtttgtctaaaaactcagttttatcaaaataagacttgaattatttttgcaaacttaagtttataagctttaattcaaaaatacattaatttgaTGGAATCTGGAAGGGTAAACAAAAATGTCAAGTAAATATTTACACTAATCTGCAGTTAAATGTGTAACTAAATTAAGCTTTAAATGATTCCATTAAAAATGGCATTgactttagttttttaaaatttaatacaaaatagttattaaatgttatttatttaattatttaatttaattattaaataattaaggtCATTAAAAACGGTATTGACtgtaatattttgaaattatatagtttaatcaattaaatgtttttcatttaatttatttattaaatatttaatgtcattaataatgattttgacttggatgttttagaatttaatattattgatttatttattcattatatttatttatttaatgtaattttattatttaaacattaaataattaatatctatTATCAGTtacttaaatgattttttatctcATACATTTATTgcattttcatttataaaatataaaaccaaaGAATGTAGACTTAcccaattatttttaatacctAATATGACCTTCACGATAACttgtttaaaaactttttttgtaaaaatgccACTTAGCCAAGCATAAATTTATCTTTCAATAAGTTTATAGATTTGACTTTTTATGCATGTAAACATacgaaatatttgaaaaaaaataaaaatatgattttaaagcattataacaaatttaatatatataataacaataccacacaaaatatcattatttatatttacttaaataGTTCAGCTTGTTTGGtctaaaagaatttttaaataGTCCAACCAAATAGgtttttataaaagtttaggactaatttatttcttaataaataagCTTGACCAAGCCTGAGCTTAAGCTAGATTAGAAATCTTTGTCGGGCAATCtacttttatttctaattttaggTTTGAATTAAGAACTATTCTATTTGCACCTTTTCTTCTCACCACACCCTCATTTTTTATCCACTAAAAATAACTGAAAGTATGAGAATAATGAGAGGCTAAAGGTGTGAGGGTGAGTCTCATCTAGAATTTACAAGCTAGGAGACGGGTGTGATTTTGTTTTACCATTTTGTCTTaacttaattaagaaaaaagtgggggcaaaaaggtaaaagacaaataaatgaatgtatgataataacaaaaagagttaaaaataagtatttaatattaatagttAATCGTATTTACTTTTTAGATTTCTTAGAGGGTATGtacttttagttaaaattaatattgttaactgaactaatataataaaattttggcgattaattaaaattattatttatagtaCCCttcattgtttaattaatttaagagtTAGTCGTATGATATTGTGAcagaaaaggaagagaagaataaagaagaaaaaataatgagatagaagtgagatgaaagaaaaaaaaataaatgtatgaataatagtattttccttaatttaATGCCTTTTTAAGCAGACTGGCACATACAGACACATACATTCTCAGCAGCATCTTCCTTCCTCAAGAGTCATAAATTTGCACAGTCTCATCGTTTCGCAAGTGGGTGCGTTCTCAGCATCCAAAACATTGCATATATATGAACCATCATAAATACTCTTCTCATCGTCACAATCTCTTCAATTCCTTTCTCACACTTGCCATTTTCATCATTCTTGGGTTTTCATTTTCAGCCACAGGCATGCAGAACCAGAACCCTTCTGAGGATGATTCCACCAATAAGGCTCCCTCTGATGACACACCCCATCCAACCAACAACGACAATAACAATCCGCCGGGTGAAAGCCTTATCATGAAAACCGTTAGGCAAGTGTTGGAGGAACTTGGTGGCAGTCGTGATGACAATGATGGTGGTGTTGGTGATGGGACCCCTGTGGCTGTGGCTCTGGAAGTAGGTGGTGGGGGTGATGGAAGTGGCGGTGACGGTGGCGGTGTTGGTGGTGGGCCTCCCGTGGCTATGGAAGCGAGTGATGGTGGTGATGAGGACAATGATAATGAGCATAGTGATAGTATTGGTGATAGTGTCCCTGTGGCTGTGGCTGTTAAGGTGGGTGGCCGTGGGGGTGACAATAGTGGTGGTGGGGCCACTGTGACTGTGTCAGTGGCATTGAGTGATGGTGATTATGGTGGCAGTAACGGTAGCGGTGGTAGCCCTGTGGCTGTTGCTGTGGCTGTGGGTGGTGGTTCAACGGTGATGGAGAGTGTGGTTGTGGGTACTGAGGGAGTGCaggggagaaagagaaaaactccTCTAGTGAGAGACCCTCCCACTGGGAGACCTACTTGtcctctttgccaaaaagagttCCAAACCTGGAAGGGCGCGTTTGGCCACATGCGTGCACACCCTGACCGTGATTATCGCGGTTTCTTCAAGCCTCCTGTGTTTGGATCCCCATCCTCAACCCAAGATCAACCACCTAGTGATGGCAAGGGTAACAACTAACTGACCCAGGCCATGTTTGAATAAGATTCACCATAAGCACTCACagtagaagaaaaaattaaaaaagatttttccTGTGTTTCATTTGTTTCTTCTTATTATGTTTCTTCTATAAGTGTTTTTGGAGAAACTTATCCATACAGGCCCTAACAATGACTCTGTGTGCTTAAGTTTTTGATGGTTTTGATGTGTCTTGATTATGTGGTTATTAAGTGGCAGGTGATGATAGTGCAAAGAAGAGTACTGGTGAGGATAACACTGCAGAGAAAGGTTCAGCATCATTGCCTGTTCGAGTGCCGATGTTTGATCTGAATGAACTAATAGAGGAAGATGGATCCTCTCATGCTGCTGAGCCTGCTGAAGACATGAGTACCGGGGAGGGAAAGGGTTCGGGATTTGACTTGAATGAGATGCCCCCAGCTGAAGATTAATTATGAGGGATGAAGAAAGACAATGTTGgaaatatttcaataatataatgatatttGTTTTGGTTGATTAAGTAATGGATTAATGCTGCAGCAGGTTAATAATGTTTCATTCGTTGCTTtcattattgttaattttatggTTTTACATAATATTGCCGCTGAAAACAAGTATGCCCTAAGATGTTGTTgggatatatatatttacatgtaTGTGGTTGCTGCTGGTTCAGCTTCTTATATTTGCAAGCCCTGTGTGTACTgtgtagtatatatatatatatatgaaataattgCTGGTTAATTAGTGCAGCtgtttcatttctttcttttgggataaattaaaatatattgatgtaTATCACTGGAGtgccaaatttcatcaatgaagaaTCCAAATACATCTATCTGCAAACCCCAATTACATGAAGATAATTACGTGAGAGTATAAATTAAGATGATAAACATCAAATTGGTTTTGTCCACCAGCTTCCAACCTTTGCCATTTCCATCACCTCAATTGATCATTTGTGAAAAAACTGTTTCATTTGTTTCTTTCACTTATTATGTATGGGTTTTCTAATgagtgaatattttttttatagacttaattaaaacttattataatATCTCTGACACTCCTCTTCACCCCTTTTTCGTCCATGTTTCTCGAATCTATTCCTGTGTTTTGTTGGGCACGAATGATGTGTATGTGttcttttaaagttaaaataacattaataataaGAGTATAAAGGAGTGGTGAGTACTCTATAAAATTAACATAGAGgaaaaattagaagaataaatgcaaaaataataaaaaaaatcattgccCAATTATTACAACACATTTTCGGCGtgaaatggatgaatttgaGCACATCAACTCCACACTACCCTCTTTGCCCCTATGTTTTGAACGTTATatgttatatacttatatataagagaaaaaaaaaaagcaaatgacAAAAGGTTCTTATTATTGTTGGACAACCgtacacacaaaacaaaagctTGAAGGAGTAACTAGTCCTATACCCTGAACCAGCCACTGAACGAAGgcaatataaattgaaaaaaaaaggtcagTACTGTTGAAAGTTTAAACTCAGCAATTTTACCTTGATTTTAAGGCTTCTGAAATGGTCCTACGTCTCATCAAGCAACAATACTGCTTATGGTTGATTGCATGCCTATTGCTAATTTTGTggcattttttatttgtcacgGTAAGATACATTATCTCAACAGTTGGcaatttgtatattttgtcATTCCAATTATGAATATTCTCAACGTGTATTTTCCACATGCAATTTTTCCTCACAAGTGTGGCCATCTATATCTACAAATGATTTGGTTTTCAAGTTGTCCTTCCTCCTTATTTGTTCTAAGCATTATTTCTTGCATCACAATggattaataatagaaaaacttATAGCATTTTATGTGGTTTGTTGATTTATGATTTGTTTAGTTACCTCGTAAATAATataaagtaattatatataaacactCATTTCTTTACCACCCAACATTAACAAACATCTATAATTTCTCTCTATATCTCTACTCTCttctaattatattataatacttataatacctatattttttttctcttcctgcCTAGTTGTTTAATGGTACATTGAGGGTCTATGAATACTATTCCAAAATGATATACTAATATTCAAGCAGAAGAATTTTGGTTTGGGTATACGTTGTGTTATTGAGTACTTCATTAAAAGAAGATCTTGGTCTTGATTTTCTTCTCACTTAGATCGAGTTATATAATATAGAGCTGGgctatatatgttttaattggtGTATCTGTCCATCAGAAATGTTTTATCAGTTTCAAGTAGTTTATAATGAATTCTAGTTAAgtaaaaaagtttattattcTTCTGTTGATATTCTAATAGATTTTCCTTTAATACAATTTATGTTTCGTACATGACCATGGTCATATATATAATGTGCTTGAGAAGGCTTAGGGCTACCTAACCGTGCTTGAGAACTTGCCAACAACTATTGATGAATGGcgtctaacatttttttctcagTCTAACCGATGATTTGCTAGCAAGAGTTGCCACTCTCAAGAGTCTGTTGCCTTGATTAATTGTTGAGTTGAGGCAGAGAGTGGCACATGCAAGAGATCGAGCATATGGTGAAGCTCATGTGAGTGATGATGACACAAAAATCAACGGATCTTGTAAAGTTTAGCATCACTATATAACCTCATTCTCACCAACACACCAGAGAGGAGAATGAATCTACGTATCATTTTTTGGATAAACGCAATGAggattatatatttatcttaggattttttttatgctttttgtattgtatttaacattacttattttcttattatttaacaattaatataattaaattgattataattaatatcgatatattaatataattagaataatgaattatgtaatattaaaataatattcaaaagtaattttcttTCCCaatagaatgatttttttaatgaatttccaTCGGAAACTATTAGCGAAATTACTTACAACTTAACCCTTGCTAACTAACTATGTATTTTAGCTATTGGTAACTAGATAATTAACATACTAATTACTGATAGATAATCCCTCGTTAATTAccgttatttatttttatttcttttaactgTCAAGAAACATTACTAACACGTTTCATTCTGAAACGATGGAACGAGAACGACCCACTAATATTGCTATAAGACCACTATAAAACATatcaaatgtttttgttttaattttaaaatcttgactaatttgttttttgaaaaaatgagtatcttaaaaaaaaaaatagtttgtaaCACTTGAGGTGTACccataaacaaatacaaatagatatgaaaggaaaatagaaaatacaGATACTCACTACTAGTCCCTGGGTTGATCATGTGATGATTAAACACCCAAAACATCTACTATGTAAAGATCCTCCGGGGATTCTCTGAGAGCTAGCTAGGGAACATATAAGGAGCGGGGCATAGTACGAATCGCTTCCTCAATATCTTTTTCTGTAATTTCTCTTCCACCTCTGTCTGGTGATGCCAACCCAAAGAAACTAAAAGGAAGTCTGAATTCTTGAATCATTTGTCCCTCCGGCGATGACGAGGTACCTGTAGCAGCTGATGCATAGGTGAAGACGATACCTCCCGTCTGTCTATTTCCTCTCACAGTGAGGTCCTCGAAACAATGTCCATTACGGACTGCGTGAACAGATTCTAGTCTAAAGAGGATTCCTCGCGGAATAAAACCTTCAGCCATTTGCTCCTGCGACAACAATCATTGCACACTCATTACAACagctaaaaataactttttagatTGATTGTACGGACGTCACGTTCTGGTACTCTCGTACATAAAACAAACAATGTAAGGCTAAGTTATCAAAAATACAACATTCATAATTTAACAATTCGTGGTAATATTTTACTGCCATCACATATagcattaaagaaaataatattcaattaatACATAATGAATATCATTtgctcattaaaaaaaattgatttagaaaATCCAACTGTAATTTCCAAAAGTATGCATTAATATATGAATGCAATCATCCTCTCTGGAGATAATCACCGAGGAACCAACCACACATATACTGATCCTGATCAGTGGATGAAACTAGTGGCATCGTTGGGATAAACATACGTGAGTAATGACTCACCGCAGCTTAAGATTTGCGTTAATCTTGGTTTTGTGTGGAATACCTGTGTGTACGTACATATCCCTAAGGTCGAAGGTTCTCCTCAAAGTAACAGTTATCGACTTATAATGGTTGCTCAGATGCATGTATGTGTATGTGCCATTATCACCATATCAAATACGAATGTCAATCACCTCAATTTCAATAACAATTTCCCCATATAACAAATTTTTCACATGGTCAGTTCACCAATAAATTCACCATCTTGAAGCTTTTGAAGAAATCTAAACAAATCTTATTTTCTTgcaataattcatttaatttaaagttataattttttttcaattgattaaatACCCTTAATTTCAATTAGTTTAAAAACctttaacattttaaataaaatcattacttACAGGTAACTTGTTGAAGTTAaggttattaaaattttaaagagttaattaaaaatcttaGGTTCTCTAGAaaatttcttaattcttttagttttagtttgtaaaatttatattaaacaaaaatactaatttaattatagaGATTCAGAAAatccatttattttattataatacatgTACTACAGTATTATATgtaatatagatttttttttaaagtaaacaagttcttaaaacatgaaaaatataaaagaaaaaaaactataaaaaaagtatttgaaaACATCACAGTAAGTTATCCTATTTAAGATAAGTTTTCTCATAAAAGTTTCGATAGTAAACGATTTTTACAAATCACAAACAAccacttatttaatttaaagcaTAGGATGTATATTTTTCAAATCatcttttaaatttactttattcatttaaaaattaatccgtagaaaatcatatctaaacaaaataagactttttttttttaccacaatGGAGTACTACACTAAATGTATTTTCTTGTTTGCCAAAGTACACTTCAAAACTTGAAGTATTAAAACTATGGCAATTTTTCTCCCAAGACAGATTCATAGGCAACATTCTATAACTCAGGCAGTGAGTGTACTCCagttttgagaaaatatttaaaatagtaaatgatatcacaaaataaaattggtaTGCCATATTAAATCTTGAAATGCCAATTTTATGACCGTTcaaaaagtttcataaaaactcAAACCCAAAATTCCAtaaacacaaaaacatcaaCACTGTACAATTACCTTTTCAAACAAAGCAGTTTCAACTATGTATAACTTTCTCGTTTCTTAACCTTTCAGGATGATTCTTGAGACAAAATTCAAAAACCCTTAGTGTCTAGTttcattgaaagaaaaaaaataaaaaaaatattatgtgtaGCTTTAGATATTGTAAAAACATCAATTACGTGTTCTAAGCAAAAACTCAAAATATATACCAAAACAATATACAATACCAAgcttaaattttgataaattatttttttagtttctgacataataaattgatattttatgatcatttttaatattttatagtaattttaaaatataaattttagcgatttaaagaaaaaattaatttatgaatataaaaaattatcacaaaatattaatttattatgctaaagactaaaaagatttatcaaa encodes:
- the LOC102670331 gene encoding AT-rich interactive domain-containing protein 1B, whose product is MQNQNPSEDDSTNKAPSDDTPHPTNNDNNNPPGESLIMKTVRQVLEELGGSRDDNDGGVGDGTPVAVALEVGGGGDGSGGDGGGVGGGPPVAMEASDGGDEDNDNEHSDSIGDSVPVAVAVKVGGRGGDNSGGGATVTVSVALSDGDYGGSNGSGGSPVAVAVAVGGGSTVMESVVVGTEGVQGRKRKTPLVRDPPTGRPTCPLCQKEFQTWKGAFGHMRAHPDRDYRGFFKPPVFGSPSSTQDQPPSDGKGDDSAKKSTGEDNTAEKGSASLPVRVPMFDLNELIEEDGSSHAAEPAEDMSTGEGKGSGFDLNEMPPAED